DNA sequence from the Pedobacter schmidteae genome:
CAACTATTCTGCAGATTGGCGAAGTACCTTTACCTATCCTGATGCAGTAAATGATGCTCAGGGTTTTGTATCACGCTATTCCCGAGCCAATGTAATGGAAGATTTTGCGGAGACCGCCGGATTTCTATTGGCGCACGGACAGCTTTGGTATGACACCCGCGCTGGAAAAGTGCCGAGTTCAGGTTATGATATCCTGAAGAAAAAAGAAGCTGCGTTAGTTAAATTCTATAAGGATAGTTATGGAGTAGATTTCAGAAGGGTACAACGTGAAATGGCGCAGGCCATGTATACCCGCTTTAATGATAAGGAAAAGCAATCTTTTGCCTACTGGTTTTTTGATCAGGGTACCTTCAATTATACCTTGCCATACAACACGGCAGCAAGTTCAGCAGATTTAAAAACGAAGGTAAACAACTTCATTACAAAGGCACCTTTGGCAGCCAATACGCAATTCGACAAGTATGTTGTAAAAGACCTGAGTTTTATATTTACACCCGGAGCTCTAATTCCAAATAGTAATGCAAAGCAAGGGGATTTGATTATCAGGGTTGCCTATCAGCGAAATACGGCGCCAATTTCGTATGCAGATTACACGTTTAAATATTTAACAAACCCAACAACCAATACAGTCAAATTTGACAAATCAGCCCAAGGAACAGCGGATGTGAATCAAAATGCCAACGCAAAATTGTTTATGACACCTTTTATGGATGAAATAGCAAGCTATTTTACAAGTGGAAACTTTGTCCCGGAGTGGTCTATTGATGCCCCTTCCCGCACACGATTAGACGAATTCTTTTTTGATTTTGGTGGTTTCTATAAAGAAGGGAACAGAGATAGCTATATCAATTTCTCACTACAAAGAGCGAGAAAATAGGACAAACAATAGAATTGTAATAAAAATAAGAAGATGAAAAAATTAAATAAACTTTTGTTTTTGGGTATACTATTGTTTGCTAGTTGTCGCCCGGATGATATTGACTTGACTTTTAATAAAACACCTGACCAGCGCATGGGAGAATTACAAAAACAAGTTAAACAGCAATTGGTCGAAGCAAAATATGGTTGGCGGGTACTGAGCTCGACCTTAACCAAAGGGACATATGGATTTTATATGGATTTTGATGCGGATGGAAAGACAGATCGTGTCCGTATGGTTTCCGATATCGACAACGTGTCAAGTAAGATAGTACGTACTTCTGCTTACCGTGTGAAATTGATTAATGCGCCCATGCTTTCTTTCGAGACATACAGCTACATCCACCAGCTCGCGGATCCAGACCCTAATGTAATCGGCGGTGAATATGGCGATGGTTTAAAAGCGGATATTGAATTTGAACTGCAACGCACAACTACAGACTCTTTGTTCTTCAAAGGCCGTAAGTTCCGTAGTGAGATGATATTAATCCGTGCTACCCGGGAAGAGCAGCAGGTGTATCTGTCTGGTGGCTTTATAAATGTAATAAATGAGGTTAAAGGCATATTTGCAACCAATCAGATCTCCTTATTTGACCATGCAGGTGTTACCTACCAGATGACCATCAACTCCGACTCACGTACACTGGGCATCATGAGTTATGTTAACGATAAAATAGTGACAAGCAATGATTTATTCTCTTATACCGCTGATGGGCTTCAAATAGGTAAAGGTATACCATTGTTAAATGGAGACGTTATTTCTAAAATTTTACTCACCGGAGGCAAGTTGTATGTAATTACCGGCAAAGGAGATAAACAGGAAATCAGGGGTTCTCAAACACCTTTATTGCCACTGGCTGATATCATGGGCGTGATGTATACCAGGTTATTCTCCCCTTACCGGGTTCAGTATTCTGGTACTAATGCTGCCGGGGCAAACATCTTATATCAGGTACATAGGCAAATAGCAATCCCTGCTCCTCCAGGCTCTGCCTCAAAAATTGATCTGGATTTACAATGGGATACCATAAATAAATACATTTACCTACAAGGGTACATGTATTATTCTGCTACACCTACCATGACGCGGTACCGGTATAATTATACGTACGATAAAACAACAGGCTTATTCAAACTGAGCAATAAAGTGGTGCAGGCTACAGGATTTGCTTCTGTAGGACTAATGGATACTTTCCTTTTGAATAACGAATTCAAATTAGAATACTACTTTGATAGCGGAAATGCTTACGGACGAGTAGTAAGCAAGGATGGCAGTATTACGATGACTTTGATGCCGCTTAAATAATGTAAAAACAATACTAAAGCACCTCACCTACCCGGTGGGGTGCTTTTAAAGAATCTATTGATTTGTGAAAAGACGTAAAACATTTCAGTTGCAATCTGCAAACTTCTTTCCTGATACTTTTCTGCTTGTTCTGGCGTATTGTCAAATGCCTTTGGGTCTTCAAACGTTATTAGAATGCGCTTTTCAGCCCCCGAAATAAATGGGCAGCCGCCATCAGCCTGCGAGCAGGTCATTATTGCTGCAAATGCGCCTGAAGGGTTAAATTCACTATCATAGGTCTTTGAAAAGCCAATAACCGGATGGTCATTATCGCTATATTTTATGGCATATATTGGATTATTCCCTTCAGCGATAACCTGAATTTTAAATCCCGATTGTCTCAACGTTTCGGCAACTACAGGAAACAAGGCAGTGGCTTCTGTCCCCCCAGAATAACAAAAGACATTTTTAATGCCATAATAAGCTGCTGCTGTTTGCGCCCAAACTTGTGAAAGGTGACTTCTACGTGAATTGTGTGTACAAATCAGATTAAGCCGTACCTCGTTTTGAGTACGATATTTGTCTTGAATAAAATCAACTAAGGGTTGTAATATCGCTTTGCGCTCTGATGTGATACTATCAAACTTGAAAGTGTTCACCACACTTTCAAGTTCCTGAAAAAGTTTTGTGTTCATGTTATATTTATCGGCTTTAAAATTAGCAGCACCCGCCACCTGGAGTACAAGTTGAACCTGAAGCCAGATTTACCATGTCGATTTTTTGCTTTTCGGCCGGAACCCCACATTTATCTGACGCCAGGCAAGCCGTTTTCTTAGCCAGTAAAAGAAAATTTGCACCATCAAACCCAAGGTCATATTTACCTATAGTTTCTGCCTGATATTCCACTTCAATTTCCAAATCTTCCATTCCCAAAACCTTTTCTGAAAGTGAGATGATATGGAGCAGTTTTCCAGCCTTTAAACGGTGTTCGTAATCATCCGCATCCCATAACTGGAAATTAGCTACTTTTTCGTGGCGTACAGTTCCCCCGCAGTCGATAAAGTCTTTTGTAATAATTCCGACCTCGGTTACATGGAAATGTTCCGGTACCGAACTACCATTTTCCAACTTAAAATTTACTCCTTCAGCCGTAGCAAGGATTTCTTTTATTTCAGATAGTTTCATAATTTATGTATTTATAGTATTATTGCAATTTAACGATTGATATAGGCAAAAAAAGGTTAACAACAAGTTGTTTCGCCTTTGTACTGTGCAAGAAAAGTACCCAATTGCTGCTCTAACAACTTCCATGTTTTCGGATTGATACAATAGCAAATACTAACTCCCTCTATTGTTCCTTGTATTATTCCTGCATTCTTTAATTCTTTCAAATGCTGCGAAATTGTTGCCTGTGCTAATCCTAATTCCCCAACAAGATCACCACAAATGCAGGTATTGGAAATCAATATCCTTTGCAGGATAGCAATCCGGGCAGGATGAGCCATCGCCTTTAATAAGGTTGCAAGCTGGTTTTGCTCGTCTGTAAATATTTCTGTTTTTGTAAGTCCCATAATTATATATCGCAATATTACGATTTTTATTTTGAAATAAAAATAAAATTAATTCCATAGCATTCTTTTGTTTCAAAACCAAGGTTACGGAAATCACGAACAAACAATTCCCTTCGCTTTGCATTTATGATGCAATCTTTTATTATTTAAAATCGGCCTCTTTTATTGTAATACCTTTCCAGTACTTTATCCAAATCATCTGTAGCACTAGCAGTAACCCTTAGCACTACCTTACCTTCCTCATCCAACAAAATCTTGGTAGGAAAACCCGTTATAAGATATGTTTTAACTACATCAATATCGGTATCGTCTTTATTAAGCAGATTAATCCAATCCACGCCATCCTCTAACATCGCTTTAACAGAAGCAGCTCTACGTTCAACCGCTGTTTTATTATTTTCATTACTGACTCCAATAATTTCAAAGCCTTTATTTTTATACTTGTCACTCA
Encoded proteins:
- a CDS encoding DUF6428 family protein produces the protein MKLSEIKEILATAEGVNFKLENGSSVPEHFHVTEVGIITKDFIDCGGTVRHEKVANFQLWDADDYEHRLKAGKLLHIISLSEKVLGMEDLEIEVEYQAETIGKYDLGFDGANFLLLAKKTACLASDKCGVPAEKQKIDMVNLASGSTCTPGGGCC
- a CDS encoding substrate import-associated zinc metallohydrolase lipoprotein, with the translated sequence MKKYYLPLVLSLVVSLVSCRKAEKIDFQFNKDLDYIPTELDQWLAGQFTNPYNMEIVYRFDRYKMGELKQNLSPAKEEKVREQMEMVRNGFIIPFQKAAGPVFAKTYFPKEWVLSGSYAVTSDGRILAISSGGRSITIYEVNTADTTNAEVTRTKLKTVHHEYAHTLTQIIRIPREFESISEANYSADWRSTFTYPDAVNDAQGFVSRYSRANVMEDFAETAGFLLAHGQLWYDTRAGKVPSSGYDILKKKEAALVKFYKDSYGVDFRRVQREMAQAMYTRFNDKEKQSFAYWFFDQGTFNYTLPYNTAASSADLKTKVNNFITKAPLAANTQFDKYVVKDLSFIFTPGALIPNSNAKQGDLIIRVAYQRNTAPISYADYTFKYLTNPTTNTVKFDKSAQGTADVNQNANAKLFMTPFMDEIASYFTSGNFVPEWSIDAPSRTRLDEFFFDFGGFYKEGNRDSYINFSLQRARK
- a CDS encoding protein-tyrosine-phosphatase — encoded protein: MNTKLFQELESVVNTFKFDSITSERKAILQPLVDFIQDKYRTQNEVRLNLICTHNSRRSHLSQVWAQTAAAYYGIKNVFCYSGGTEATALFPVVAETLRQSGFKIQVIAEGNNPIYAIKYSDNDHPVIGFSKTYDSEFNPSGAFAAIMTCSQADGGCPFISGAEKRILITFEDPKAFDNTPEQAEKYQERSLQIATEMFYVFSQINRFFKSTPPGR
- a CDS encoding helix-turn-helix transcriptional regulator, with protein sequence MGLTKTEIFTDEQNQLATLLKAMAHPARIAILQRILISNTCICGDLVGELGLAQATISQHLKELKNAGIIQGTIEGVSICYCINPKTWKLLEQQLGTFLAQYKGETTCC
- a CDS encoding DUF4302 domain-containing protein; translation: MKKLNKLLFLGILLFASCRPDDIDLTFNKTPDQRMGELQKQVKQQLVEAKYGWRVLSSTLTKGTYGFYMDFDADGKTDRVRMVSDIDNVSSKIVRTSAYRVKLINAPMLSFETYSYIHQLADPDPNVIGGEYGDGLKADIEFELQRTTTDSLFFKGRKFRSEMILIRATREEQQVYLSGGFINVINEVKGIFATNQISLFDHAGVTYQMTINSDSRTLGIMSYVNDKIVTSNDLFSYTADGLQIGKGIPLLNGDVISKILLTGGKLYVITGKGDKQEIRGSQTPLLPLADIMGVMYTRLFSPYRVQYSGTNAAGANILYQVHRQIAIPAPPGSASKIDLDLQWDTINKYIYLQGYMYYSATPTMTRYRYNYTYDKTTGLFKLSNKVVQATGFASVGLMDTFLLNNEFKLEYYFDSGNAYGRVVSKDGSITMTLMPLK